Below is a window of Camelina sativa cultivar DH55 chromosome 11, Cs, whole genome shotgun sequence DNA.
TCAAGGTTTTGTTACTACGTACTATCACCAACACAATCCCTAAGTGAAGagtttgattttagttttgtttctctatatGGATGTATGGTTCACATTGTTTACGGATGATTGATGCTTTTTGAGTCTCATAGCTTAATAATGAGTCTGTTTTATCAATctatggagttttttttttctctcttgcaGGAATTTCATCTTTAAACAATGGCAAGGGCTTACTAGCCAGCATACGGAGACGACATCTTCAATTGCTTTAATGAGAGAGGTATGAAGCTTTTTTCACTTGGATTTTTTAGATTTCTACATGCGGGATTTATGGTTCTTAGAATCGTTAATATGGTGCAGGTGTCATTTTTGGTGTCTTTGCAGGTGAGGATCTGAAGAGgactttgtttgtttccatgCTGTCACTTCTACTCTCATCTGATTTGACGACGAAGTAATAAAGGTACAAAAGTTCTTGGGGTTTTGTTTATGGTTGTAGGTGTTGCTGCTAGCTTCTCCAGATGGAGTTTTAAGGTTCCCCCTTTCATCCAATGGAAAAATTCTCTTCATCATCTGTAAGTAATCTCAAAATCCTCTCTgcctttctctgttttgttctgtttcaagtttacTCAACCAATAATTATCCTATGCACTTTTGGGATTTTTTGGATATCTATTTATGGGTTTATTAAGGGTGTTGCTTAAATTCTGACTTGAAAATTAACGATGGTTTCTTCCATATGTGCATATCAGAGATGCTTTGAAGAATGATGAGGAAGACTCAGactgtttaaggtttttttttcgaTCATCAACACAATTTATAAGTGAATACTGAGATTTTTGTTCTGTTTGGTTCTTTTTCTCTATATGGATAGACGAGAGATATATGGTTCACATTATTACGGATTAATGATGCATTTTGAGTCTTCGTCACTTTAGAACAGACTCATAGCTTAATGAATCTGTTTTATTAATCTACGaggaactcttttttttttttttatctcttgcaGGACTTTATCTTAAAACAACGGCAAGGGCTAACCAGCCAGCATACAGAGACATCTTCAATTGCTTTAACGAAGTCTAAGCAGGTATGAAGCtttttcacttggattttaaGATTTCTACATGTGGGATTTATTGTTTGTACTTAAGCTGTTATTTCAGACTTAAGAAAACTAACGATGGTTCTTAGAATCGTTGATGTGGTGCAGGTGTCATTTTGGTGTCTTTGCAAGGGAGGATCAGTGGAGaactttgtttgtttccatgATGTTTCTTCTACTCTCATTTGATTTGACGACCAAGTAAAGGTATTAAGTTCTTGGGGATTTAGAgtttatttatggttttcacTTAGAcaattacaaaataacaatGGTTCTTCTAATTCTGTGTGCAGACCGGTGAGATGGTTTGGAGAATAATGTTTCATAACAAAAACTTGGCCGGTGTGCGTTCCCACAGTGTAACAACATGAAACTGATTCTATAGTGATTGATGCTCTTTGACTCTATATACAACACGTCATCCTCTTTGTCCAACTTCAAATTCTACATCCATAAGTGAGTCTAATTTTCTtcagagttttgttttttgttacaCAATTTTAGATTGGATAGAGactgagtttttgttttttaatttctttttaatggaTATAGGTGTTGCTAGCTTCTCCAGATGGAGTTATAAGGTTCCCTGCTTTCATCCGATGGAAAAAATATCTTCTTGATCTGTAAGTAATCTCAAAATCCTCTCTgcttttctttgatttgttctGTATCAAGTTAACTAAACTaataacaatcttttttttttgttatactcTATTGGAAGTTGTCCTAAAGTTGTGGACACCACTATCATCAACACTTATGCAGCTGTAATTCAGACTATGGGGATTTGAAGTTGTCCTAAAGTTGTGGACACTGGACACCACTATCATCAACACTTATGCTTCCTGTTAGCACCAAATCTGACATGAGAAGTGATCATGGACTCCTGGTGTTGTGAGGAGTTACGAAAAGCTTTTGGTAGAGATGGTATCTATTGTTCCTTATGGAGTTGTCTACTTCTTTGTTAGTTACTCATACAATGAAACTGGAATTCTGAAGGTATGGTCTTCTCCTTCGCTTTACCATGCAAGAATTTTTGTCACAGTTTTGCATGAAGTGGATACAGGCATTAATGTATATGTGCTTACCGATATTACCAATGCTCTTAATGTTTGTAGGAAATATTGCAACAGAAGCTTGTTTTCATCGAAACACTAGATGTTATAGAAACAACATTGGCAGTGGATAATTATCGCAGGGCTTGCGATTGCGGAAGAGGCTTCTCACGTTGACTCCTCCGCCAACTGAAACCCTCTAATCGCCGCGGAGGTTTCTTACGTTGACTCCTCCGTCAATGAAAACCAAACAGATGATTGAATTAGAATCAATTCATATGAGATATCTTCATGTAAGCAAACATGGCCAACATGATGGTTTTTAGTCAAATAGTGTGTGCAACGGAGAAGCAATTTAAGAAAAGTCAAAGTACGTCGCTCGAAGGGCCCCTATTGAACCAATTCAAGTCCATGAAACCTATCCCTCCATTATTTTTCATTTGGGCCTTATATCCATGTCATTTTCCGTTTCTCTTCTGTCCATCATTCCTGCTTTGAAAATCGTATATTCATTAGTcactttattttataactatacaaatatatgtattactatAACCTAGTGAAATCAAATATAACTGAgacgaagaaaagaaaaaggaaaaacagaagaaagagttctaaatagttttagagaaataaatggtcaaaaatataatttaatagtGTTAACTATTGGGGAATAAATAGGCACATTGACACTATTAAATTACTCATCTTATAAAGGATACAGATGAAAaacatatgtattttaattatttaaatagaatacaatttttaaaaataaattttacattttttaaagcCATAGTATTGGTATAAAACAAAGTAACTTTATCAAATTGATGCTTATCTTCTAGTATTTTTCTTTAGgacaaaattattaaagaaacgGTGAGTTTCCTTCCAGCCAACATTGTTACATCCTGACACAACTACTGACATTGACAGTGATTTCTGTGTTTAGGTGTTTTCTTTATCAAAGCCCCTAAACTTTCTAACATTTTCAGTTTGATCTCATGTTTATATACGTTTCAATGAAACCCTACACTATTGCATccaactgtatatatatatatatatatatatatatatatatatgtccacaGTTCAACAATCCactcaaaatcaatttaaacctTATGCATTTTTCTAGGATATCATTTTTTAGTATCAATAATTAAACAATCCAATTTATAGAAGTAATGTAGAATGAAACTTTATAGAGACAATCTAATTTATAGAAGCAAAACTTTTATAGAGACAATCTAATTTATAGAAGCAAAGTAGTTTGTTTTTCATGATAAGACTAAAGTACTAAATAAAGTAAGAATTGTTGGAAGTACAATCTAACTTGTTGAAGAAATCAAGGAAAGTACTAAACAATAATAACGCCTTTTCCATTTCTATTAatgttttaactttaaaataactCAACTTAAAACTTGAAACTCACATGTTTAATGAAGTTAACAACTTATTAAGGGCAACTTCAATAAGAAGTactatgagttaaaaaaaaaaccatttttataCAGGGAAAAAAGTAcaatcatatattcatatatatatatatatatatatatataaaatgttaagaaaaattaagaatCATGAGTTTAAGAATCCGTACCACGGGATCTAACAATGTTAAAAAAAGCACCAACCTTGTTTTGAAATATCTTCCAAACTTGAgggagacaaaaacaaaacaacatgtaaatttttatttattttttattttttcctttaaacaaacaaaaataataattaatagttggaaaaaaaaattaaaaaaaaaaaaaaaaaacagaacagaagcTGCTCTTTTGtccaaagcttcttcctttctctttctccaacatttcttctctctctctctctctctctctctctctttctctgcaacttaaaaattaaaaacaaaaaagaagtaataaATTTTTGCAACAAACCCTTCAAGACAAAAttagctttttgttttggtttctttttatttttatttttattcttttgtaatttgtattccTCGTAAAACCCATGAGTGAGTGACCCCTTtggttcctcctcttctttGCTTTAATcctccaagaagaagaagaagaaataaaataaaataaaaatgccttcttttgcttttggatCTCATCACCATCTGTCGAATCCTAGAGACTCGCCCTACTCCGTCGAAATTAGCGCCGACGGTGGCTCCACCGACTTGGATTCTTTGTCTGAGGTCGATTTAGAGAGCGGCTGTGTTCCGGCGCCGGATAAAAAGCTGCATTCTGGtggtaagaagaagaggacaaggaggaggaagaggaaaaagaagaagaagaagaagaaaagtggtAGAGATTGCAGGATCTGTCATCTTCCTTTAGAGATTAACCAAGAAGCAGCTGACgaagctgaagaagatgaagatggtggtgatggtgatgatactgattctgatgaagaagaagaagacgaagaagaagagtattaTGGTTTGCCTTTGCAATTAGGTTGCTCTTGTAAAGGTGATTTGGGTGTAGCTCATAGTAAGTGTGCTGAGACTTGGTTCAAGATCAAAGGAAACATGTGAgtttctttcatttctcttcaagactttatttatctatttacaTTTATTCTATTTTCTGCAAAATTCTACAGATTCtgtgagaattttttttaagtaaaggATGAAACTTTATGAGGAAACTAAAGTATTTGCTTTTATGtactttgagtttttttctttttcttttcttcattgtCTGATGTTTACAGATCCATATGATTACTTCTCAGAAAGATTGTCTATTGAAGCTGGAATCTACAGTTTTTGTGGCCACCAATTTTTCAATTTGTGTCTCATGTGTTGTCAACTTGTGTCCTATGTTCTTATTCGGTTTGGTTCCTGTGATTTGCTTCAAAATTTTCACTTTCAAACTAGCTTGATTTTGCAGCTGCATTGAGAATCTTGCATTCTCTTTTGCTGAGACATTTTGACTCTTACCAATCTCAATTATAACCATAGCTCTGTTTAGCTTATGTTGGAGTTAGATCTATTTCTTGTGTGTTTAGAAGCTGAAGTGGGGTCTCTAAAGGCTATACTGATAGGCATTATCTATGAATCTGAGCAGGACATGTGAGATATGCGGGGCAATGGCTCTAAACGTGGCTGGCGAACAGTCGAACCCAGAGAGTACTGCCTCTGCCCATTCACAAGCAGCTGCAGGACAACCCCAGACTCAGACAGAGCCACGGGGAATCTGGCATGGTCGTCCTGTTATGAACTTCTTACTTGCCGCTATGGTCTTTGCCTTCATTGTTTCTTGGCTGTTTCACTTCAAAGTCCTCAAGTGAAACGTtttccatctctctcttttcgcCCACCTGCACGCGCTCACTCTTCTCCTGTTCTTGAGTTGCTTGTTGCAGTCGCTGGATCAATCCCTCCTGTTGCTTGATTGTTCACACGTTTTGTAGCTGTAAAAACTTGGTAGTGTTTAGATtgtttgtgacttgtgagattTACATCTTGTATTATACTGCTCTACTCCGGCTTGGTGAAACCTCTGTGTAATCAAGAGGGTCTTAGCTCTATTGGTTTCAGGAACAAACACCTTTGCCTTTGAAGACTGGTAAAAGATAAATACTGGACAACAGTTGTGTTTAATCTCCACTCTTTAAGTTATATTCAAAGAAGATATCACATTTAAGGATCTTGGACTTTTTAAATGAGAAAGATCCTTCTTTCCTTGTTTAAAGATACATGTGAATCATCTCTTCAAATTGGAAACCACAAATTCAAGATAATgattcaagaaagaaagaaaaaagacaatgaGGCTCCCAGAATCCAATCAGAAAACGGAGAaggcaaaagagagaagaaacctaTACACTTGAAGTTTTCAGTTTCTGTTGTTCTGTTTCTTAGCTTCCAAGGAAGTTCCATCTTTTAGGGTTTCGCAAGCATCTTTATCCATTCCAAGGCTGAAGAGAGCAGCAGCCTGAAGATAGAAAGCCGTTGGCCACTCAGGAGACACTACTTGCGCCTGCATTGCATCACCAAGAGCCTCTTGAGGCATGTTGCTCATCAGATAACACAAACACCTCCTTGCAAAAACTGTTGGTGATACCATTGTGCCATCTTCGATGAACTGCAGATATAATAAGAGAACCAAGGATACACAGATTGAGTGGAGTTTTCTTGTTTCAAGAAAGTAACCGACTTTATGTTTCTTACCTGTGTGTAACATTCGACGGCGGTGACAAAGTCTTTGCCTTTGAACGCAGCATCTCCTTGTTTCTTAGCGTTTAGAGTCTCCTGAATCTGGTCGGTCCACACTTGGAATGAGAGCTGTATTGCAAATGACACAAGGATCATCTAGTTGAATATATCAGACAGTAAAGATGATGATCTCAATGGAAGACTACAGaacatatttgttttctgtaaCCAAGCTCCACAATTTCAGATCATTGACCTcgtagaagatgaagaagcttcttATTCATATAAATACCTCATTTGCTACGCCCTCGTCGTCTTTGTATCCAATCTTTTCAAGAANGTCCCTCCTGTTGCTTGATTGTTCACACGTTTTGTAGCTGTAAAAACTTGCTAGTGTTTAGATtgtttgtgacttgtgagatgTACATCTTGTATTATATTGCTCTACTCCGGCTTGGTGAAACCTCTGTGTAATCAAGAGGGTCTTAGCTCTATTGGTTTCAGGAACAAACACCTTTGCCTTTGAAGACTAGTAAAAGATAAATACTGGACAACAGTTGTGTTTAATCTCCACTCTTTAAGTTATATTCAAAGAAGATATCACATTTAAGGATCTTGGACTTTTTAAATGAGAAAGATCCTTCTTTCCTTGTTTCAAGATACATGTGAATCATCTCTTCAAATTGGAAACCACAAATTCAGGATAATgattcaagaaagaaagaaaaaagacaatgaGCTCCCAGAATCCAATCAGAAAACGGAGAaggcaaaagagagaagaaacctatagagagaagaaacctATACACTTGAAGTTTTCAGTTTCTGTTGTTCTGTTTCTTAGCTTCCAAGGAAGTTCCATCTTTTAGGGTTTCGCAAGCATCTTTATCCATTCCAAGGCTGAAGAGAGCAGCAGCCTGAAGATAGAAAGCCGTTGGCCACTCAGGAGACACTACTTGCGCCTGCATTGCATCACCAAGAGCCTCTTGAGGCATGTTGCTCATCAGATAACACAAACACCTCCTTGCAAAAACTGTTGGTGATACCATTGTGCCATCTTCGATGAACTGCAGATATAATAAGAGAACAAAGGATACACAGATTGAGTGGAGTTTTCTTGTTTCAAGAAAGTAACCGACTTTATGTTTCTTACCTGTGTGTAACATTCGACGGCGGTGACAAAGTCTTTGCCTTTGAACGCAGCATCTCCTTGTTTCTTAGCGTTTAGAGTCTCCTGAATCTGGTCGGTCCACACTTGGAATGAGAGCTGTATTGCAAATGACACAAGGATCATCTAGTTGAATATATCAGACAGTAAAGATGATGATCTCAATGGAAGACTACAGaacatatttgttttctgtaaCCAAGCTCCACAATTTCAGATCATTGACCTcgtagaagatgaagaagcttcttATTCATATAAATACCTCATTTGCTACGCCCTCGTCGTCTTTGTATCCAATCTTTTCAAGAATTTCATGGATGGCAGTGAGATCAAGTCTTGAACAAGCGTCGCCAAGAGGGGTTAGCGAAGTTGTTTCCTTTGGAGAAGCAGCTCCATGTGGTATACCCATTAGCACATAAGACGGAACctgaagaaaacaacaaagataCAAAATAAGAAGACGAGTCACAAGACTCGAATGGTTGATACATAATAGGAAGGTGATTTAGTGAGCGCATACATCAGTTTCCTTTTGAAGAGGAGCAAGTGAGGACACAAGAGATTTCACATTTGGCCTTTCACGAGCTTCATACTGCAAACAACGGGAAGCTAAGCGAACCAAATCNCAAGATACATGTGAATCATCTCTTCAAATTGGAAACCACAAATTCAGGATAATgattcaagaaagaaagaaaaaagacaatgaGCTCCCAGAATCCAATCAGAAAACGGAGAaggcaaaagagagaagaaacNTATGAATGGTGCAGTTACATGTTTTGGTTCAAGGAGAAGAAGTTCTTCCCAAAAGAAGTTGAGCCACGTTTGGTGCTGGTGAATTGCGAACTTACATGGCTTGGTGGTATGTGTTTGCCACTGAGAAGATCTAGCAACAGCGTTCCAAAGCTGTAGACCACGCTCTCCGGAATCACTCTCCCTAAGAGATTAATAAACACACGGCGGATCAAAATAATAACTTGTTCAAACATGAAACACATAACTTGAAGCCATTGCATCTCATATTAGTAACTGACCTGTTCTTAGGTATTCAGGAGGTGTGAAAGCCAAATTTGTACTGTAACTCTTCCCATCCCTACTATTCTTCATAAGACCGAAGCAAGATAATCTAGGGTTACCATCCTGTAATCAAGATTATAATAACATTATCAGAACCCCTTAACNGTTTAGATtgtttgtgacttgtgagattTTACATCTTGTATCATATTGCTCTGCTCCGGCTTGGTGAAACCTCTGCGTAACCAAGAGGGTCTTAGCTCTATTGGTTTCAGAAACAAACACCTTTGCCTTTGAAGACTGGTAAAAGATAAAATACTGGACAATAGTTGTGTTTAATCTCCACTCTTTAAGTTATATTCAAAGAAGATATCACATTTAAGGATCTCGGACTTTTTAAATGAGAAAGATCATTCTTTCCTTGTTTCAAGATACATTTGAATCATATCTTCAAATTGGAAACCACAAATTCAAGATAATgattcaagaaagaaagaaaaaagacaatgaGGCTCTCTCAGGATCCAATCAGAAAACGGAGAAggcgaaagagagaagaaacctaTACACTTGAAGTTTTCAGTTTCtgttgttctgtttcttggCTTCCAAGGAGGTTCCATCTTTTAGCGTTTCGCAAGCATCTTTATCCATTCCAAGGCTGAAGAGAGCAGCAGCCTGAAGATAGAAAGCCGTTGGCCACTCAGGAGACACTACTTGCGCCTGCATTGCATCACCAAGAGCCTCTTGAGGCATGTTGCTCATCAGATAACACAAACACCTCCTTGCAAAAACTGTTGGCGATACCATTGTGCCATCTTCGATGA
It encodes the following:
- the LOC104726484 gene encoding ankyrin repeat and KH domain-containing protein mask-like, which gives rise to MPSFAFGSHHHLSNPRDSPYSVEISADGGSTDLDSLSEVDLESGCVPAPDKKLHSGGKKKRTRRRKRKKKKKKKKSGRDCRICHLPLEINQEAADEAEEDEDGGDGDDTDSDEEEEDEEEEYYGLPLQLGCSCKGDLGVAHSKCAETWFKIKGNMTCEICGAMALNVAGEQSNPESTASAHSQAAAGQPQTQTEPRGIWHGRPVMNFLLAAMVFAFIVSWLFHFKVLK
- the LOC104728984 gene encoding probable serine/threonine-protein kinase At5g41260 encodes the protein MIHMRDXLEKIGYKDDEGVANELSFQVWTDQIQETLNAKKQGDAAFKGKDFVTAVECYTQFIEDGTMVSPTVFARRCLCYLMSNMPQEALGDAMQAQVVSPEWPTAFYLQAAALFSLGMDKDACETLKDGTSLEAKKQNNRN
- the LOC104728985 gene encoding probable serine/threonine-protein kinase At5g41260, coding for XDLVRLASRCLQYEARERPNVKSLVSSLAPLQKETDVPSYVLMGIPHGAASPKETTSLTPLGDACSRLDLTAIHEILEKIGYKDDEGVANELSFQVWTDQIQETLNAKKQGDAAFKGKDFVTAVECYTQFIEDGTMVSPTVFARRCLCYLMSNMPQEALGDAMQAQVVSPEWPTAFYLQAAALFSLGMDKDACETLKDGTSLEAKKQNNRN